TTGATCAGAAAGGCATACACGCCTTCTTTGACGACTTAGATTTGCAGAAGGGGGAGAAAATTGAGGAGATATTGGAGGCAATAAGCAGGTCCAGGTTCTTGGTTCCCATCTTCTCCCAGAACTATGCTGAATCTAAGTGGTAGAAGTTGCCAAGATGGTAGAATGTCGTAAGGATGGTGGGCAAGAGAGGCTTATCGTTCCTGTCTTTTTTGACGTCAATCCGAAGGACGTCCGACACCAGAGCGGCCCATTCAAGGCCGCCTTTTTGAAGCacaagaaggaaagaagggaagaggtAGATGGATGGAAGCGCGCGCTGGAATACGTTGGAGGAATTTCCGGCTATGATCTCAAAGCCTACAATGGGTGATTCACGCCTCTCTCACCTTTTCCAATTTTCACTGTTTTAACACCTAATTTTTCCTTTATTCGATACAAATTCTAAAGCAGAGTGTCTGGAAGAGCATTAGGAAGTGATGGATGCATCGGATTAGACAGATTAAATACAAATTGCTCAATGCTAAATTTGTTCTGGAAATACAACTGttattttctattctttctttcCGAGAAAGTCCACTAGTTTTCCATCCATTCTGTCGGAAGCAAATGTTCACTGTGAGCCACAAATAGTACTGGCATGAAATTATATTTCTATAATTCGATGAATTATAGAAATAATTCATTTATTAGGCACGTTACTGAACCCATATGTTCTGCTCCTCATAGTCTTGTGAAGGGTATTtctaatcatttttcaaaagttagaCCATTTAGAGAAACTATACTTTTTGCCAATCCCTTTTTTACCATTATAGGGGTGTTTTACCTTTAATAGCTGTGAGATTTTTTTGGTGAACCTTCCTGGGTTGACTAAGCCTGTGATTCCCCTGATGAAGTTTTTCTTCCCAAACATAAATCAAGttactttcttttaattttcttttgcagaAACCAAAGCGAACTTGTCAGTTCAATGGTTGAAAAGATTCAGACTGTTTTGGCATCGAAGATGCCCCTTGATCAGGAGGAAGAATATCTTGTTGGTCTTGACCGCCGTATAGAAAAGATGATGGAGCTTATGGACATCCAAGTAAAAGACGTCCGGATCATTGGAATCCATGGCGTCGGTGGCGTGGGGAAAACTACACTTGCCAAGGCCATCTATAATAAATGCCATCACAAGTTTCAGGCGAGTAGCTTCATTGAAAACGTAAGAGAGGTTTACAAATCTAAAGGACCAATGGAGCTCCAAAAGCAGCTTATTCAGGATTTTTCGCAtgacaaacataaaataaatgagaatatCTCAAGTAAAGCGGTCGGAATGATTAAACAAAAGGCTAGTAAGAAAactgttcttcttgttcttgatgATGTCGATGATAAAAATCAGCTCGATGCTTTGGCTGGCAAGAGAGACTGGTTTCATCCAGGAAGTAGAATCATCGTCACTACGAGGCAAGCGGAGATACTTAAATTTGCAGGTTTGCAGGATGATGCTGTTTATATGGTTGAGGAATTGGATGGGGAAGAATCGCTTCAGCTATTCAAATATCATGCATTTGGAGATCAAGAACCCCAAGAAAAGTATACCAAGTTATCCAAGGAAGTCGTATCAATTAGCAATGGGCTGCCATTAGTTGTCCAAGTGTTTGGTTCACTTTTTAAGACAGCCGAAACGCCAGAGGAATGTGACGAGTTGCTGAAAGACTTGAGATCACGTCGTCAAGTTAGCGAAGTTcatgaaaaattaagaatatgTTATGATAGTTTAAAATGGAATGAGCGGTACATCTTCTTGGATATTGCATGCCTTCTTGTCGGCAAAAGTTCAGAGGACGCCATCTATATGTGGGATGGTGACAATCTTTTGCCACACCTAGCTATAAGGAGCTTGCAAAATAGGTCCCTTATTAAGATTAACAAGGGAAagtttgaaatgcatgaccAAATACGAGACATGGGAAGAGAAATCGTTATGACAGAAAATCCTTCTCACCCTGAAAAGCGCAGCAGATTATGGTGTGAAGAAGACGTGGTGAAAGCTTTAACCAAGCTTCAGGTAAATTAAGACTTGATCTGatcaatttctctttctctaaagATCATCAGTGATTCGATTTGATATTTATTATTTAGTATTTTTGGTCGATGCACAACTGATTCGTCAGCGAATCGACTGATTCGATTTATAAACTGATTTTTCACAACATGGGTCATAGCTCAAagcaatttttatattttcaaaacaatttttgttcttcaaaagAATATGATCTTCTATCAGGCAAATCCATTTTTCGAAAGATTGCTCAAAAAgatgttttattctttttattacTTTCAGTAAGCTGATCAGTAAGTACGTGATGTGGCTTTCAAATTGCAATTTTTGTAACGCTATGATGGCAATAGAGCATGAATACATGAATTCCTTTACATTAAAAACATCTGGTAAGATGGCAAGATCAAATTGAATACTTGTAGTATATCTGCTCACGAGAAGTTTACCCACAAGACAAACCTCGGTTTGTCAAAAGCATACAAGttcgagaaaagaaaaaatattgaaaaaaaaaacttaacgaaaaataaaaatgatgtcTACATAAAATAACAGCCTGTCCgtgatttagaaataaaaataaaataaaaaattagtcacaaataacaaattatgataataaaaaatataataaattgtGGTAAAAAAATATCGTGCTCTATATTATGAAAAGATCGTTAAAGATAAAATGATTACTTCGTCAAAGCAaacaaactttaaaaataaagaacaagggtaggaaatggaaaaagtaTTGAAAAGCCTTGATCAATATTAAAATGGATACCTGATGTTATTCAAAACACAAATCCATTTTTCAATTAGAAAATATATGATCTATATTATGAAAATACCattattcattaattttaataaaGTCTACCGCATATTTCACTATTTTATTTTGGGTGATGCTGACATAAACATATGAAACTAATTAGGCTATAGTGAAAGGAAAATTATTAATTATGACCTTTTACAAGCTTTTGTTTCCAGGGGCATAACATAGTTCGTCGGCTTGGAGGGTTGGTGAAAGCCTGATAGTCATTTTGATTCCTATGGGTACTACACTTCGGCACTACAAATAGTACATACACAACATTTTAGTTGATGGGCCATATACAACttcacgctctctctctctcaaaaatgCTGTTTAAACCAAATAAGTGACATTGAAGAAGGGGTTCAAACAACATGCAAGGTATATGCAAGGTATAATTAAGGACCTGAGTGGGGAAATATAGATAAAGTGAAAGGGTAAGGAAAGAAACTCAATCACTTTTTTTTAGTAAAAGACGGGAAAAAAAGTGCTTGGTCAGCACATTTGGTCTATCTCAGAGGTGTACGTAACACAAAATAAGTTAACTGGAAGACTAGTAAAACAATTTGTGCTGCTATCCTATTTTCCAAGGTTTGACTTGAATTGGGTTTCACCTTGGAACGTGATGCTCATATCTGTTCTGCCCCTTTTGTTTAGCAATCAAACTGTACCTTAAGGTCCTTCGAATGATGAGTTTCGATTCCCTTCCAGTTATAATAGATCTTCAGCTGCTTTTACGTGATTTTCTCCAGTCTCACTTTAATGGATTTTCTTCATGAACAAATTGCTGGAGGGTAAAATATGTCACAAGCAAATATAATATAATTGGTCATGATTCCAGGGAAACAAGATTCAAGGCATCCTTCTCGACTCACGTGAGGAAAGCAAGGCTAAATTGAGCACTGAAGCCTTTGAATTGATGTCCGAAATTAGAATACTACTTATCAACTCGGCCAACTTCAGTTATTCTGAATTTCAGCATCTTCCTACAAGTTTGAAATGGTTAGAATGGAAAGGTTGTCCCTTGCCAACATTTCCACTTGAAAGCAAGTTTAAAAGCATTGTGGTCCTTAACCTTTCTCGGAGTTTTATCAGCCAATTGTGGACTGAAACAGCAACATGGTCAAAGCTCAATATCCACGAAAGAGGTTTGCATTTGATTCAATATATGTATAGTAGTTGGCACTCTAATATAATGTTTAACATTCAAGAGTGTTGCTTATTGACTAACATTCATACACCATTTTGCCTGTTGTTTGATGGACTCAAAGTTCTTGACCTCTCCTGCTGTGGTTGTCTCAATGTCACTTCCAATTTTACTATGGCACCAAATCTGGAGAAGCTTATACTTGATGAATGTTACATGTTgaaggaagttgatgactccattGGATCTCTAAAAAAGTTGGTCTTTCTCAGCATAAGGGAGTGTGTGTCTCTGGAGAAACTACCCAGTGAAATATATGGGTTGAGTTCTCTTGTAGTTTTCAACCTTGAAGGATGCAGCAATCTTGTCGCTTTTCCACAATTTCCACCAACAAATTCCATTATTGGCTTTCCGAAACTTGAGCAGCTCATCTTGCGAGATTGCCAAAGCCTTGAAGTTCTACCTGACCTTCACAAGTTTCAGTCTTTAAGAAGCCTGCACATAGATGGCTGCCAATGTCTTGACCACAGAAGGAAACATTTATTTGAGGTTCTCTCTTGTCTTTGTCTctgtgtttttgtgtgtgtgtgaggggGATTTTTGTGTTTATGTTTCTGTTGCCAATTCAGAATGTGGCATTTGGAGAATGGGATGAACTCAGCATTTCTGGAACTCGAACACCGTCTTATGAGCAAGAATTTTCTTTCCTGCTTCCAGTTGGCTCTATTAATGATCCCTTGCTTTTACAACAGTTACAGTGCCATGGTTATGGTGATCCATGCGAGAACAGAACCATAAAATTGCATGTTTGTCATGAAGATACGGTAAATCGTGGGGTGATTTTGGAGACTATGCATGAAGCTCACTGTGACAATTCCATGTATAAGGACAATGTGTATACTGACAGCTATACAATCAATTTTGGTAGGAACGATAAGATAAATGAGGTTCCAAGGGGCAAAACCATAATTATGAAGGTAAGGCCTGCCGACAATTTTGAGCTAAGAAAAGTTGATGTCAAAGTTCAAAAAAGAAGCAAGTTTAGTGACGAGAACATGAAAACATTCATCAGTGTAAGTAGAAGAGATTTTCAGAATGAACTCTCGATATTCTTCAGTCTCCAAGAAGTAGATAAACTTCATGCCATTAAATATTCAACGAGGATCGAGAAACGCAAAGATGACATGGACACGCAAATGAGTGTCCAATGCAGAGAACAAATGCTGTTTTTTGATTGGACTATTGAGGAACTTATTATCCTTACCATGATTTTTGGTGATATCAAAGCTTCATGGTATGAACAACGACATGGAACTGGGTTGCCACGACAAGAAACTGCAAAGGTAAGTCATATGTAGCTACTATTgtgaaaatcacatttttccGATGCATAATTGTAGTCCTGCAATCTATTTTTGCAggtttttaacaaattaaaagttCTCAATCTCTCTTCTTGTAAGTTTCTTGTCAAGGCACCTGATTTATCTCAGATCCCAAATTTGGAGGAGTTGATTCTTGATCATTGTGAATGCTTACTTGAAATTGGTGAATCCATTGGACTGctgaaaaatctcattttattgAGCATGGTTGGATGTGCAAATCTAGGTGCTCTCCCCTATGGAAGTTTGCAACTGAATTCCCTTCAACTACTTAGCCTTGAAGGTTGTTCAAAAATCAAGATCCTACCTGAAGCAGGCATGATGGATGTAAGGTTGGAGAGTCTACAACGGCTTATACTTGATCATTGCACTTCATTAACAGAAATACCAGATTATGTTGGAGGGCTCAAGTGCCTACATTGCCTATCCTTGAAAGGTTGTTCCTCACTTAAAGAAATGCATCGCTCCATTGGAAGTTTGGTGGTCTTAGAGGAGCTCATACTTGATCATTGCACTGCATTAATGGAAATGCCAGATGATTTTGGAGGACTGCTCAAGTGCCTACGTCGCCTATCCTTGGAAGGTTGTTTTTCACTTGAACGACTACCTCTTTCCATTATGAGTTTGGTGGTCTTAGAGGAGCTCATACTTAATCATTGCACTTCATTAATGGAAATACCAGAAAATGTTGGACGACTCAAGTGCCTACGTCGCCTATCCTTGGAAGGATGTTCCTCACTTAGATGGCTACCACTTTCCATTATAAGTTTGGTGCTCTTAGAGGAGCTTATACTTGATCATTGCCCTTCATTAACAAAAATACCAGATGTTGTCGGAGAACTCAAGTGCCTACGTCGCCTATCTTTGCAAGGTTGTTGCTTACTTCGATCCATTGGAAGGTCGGCAACAACACAACCAGATTGGCTAGGCAACTTTAAGAGCTTAATTTACCGTTGGCAATTGAAATCAGTGCCCGATCTTTCAAACTTGACAGCATTGGAGGAGCTGAATTTAGAAAACTGCCGGAGACTCGTCTCAATCCATGGCTTGCAGAAGTTGAGATCACTGAAAGTCCTACACATGAATGGCTGTTGGGATCTTGATGTCCATAAGATTTGGTCGCAGTTGAAGGTATTCTTTGCTTCTCTAAAGCTAATGCCATTATATTTTTCGTTGTTACTGATCCATTAATTGGCGAGATCTGGGTACAACCCCGTGTATGTGGTTTAGCATGTTGGGCCACACATTTGCTTTGCCACAGACGGTAGTGTACTAATGGGCAAGTACATTACGCCATTGGTGAAGGGCCCTTTGTGGTTGGCTGAtacaagaaaatgatgaaatggGGCAGCCACCTAATGTGCGTTCTATGACCTAAGTCAGGAGTACTTCAGAAAGGTCCATGAACCCATGTCGGCATACTCGTTCCTGTGTCATTTTGGTACTTAGACGCACTTGGGtatttttacattgaaattGCTTAATTTTGTAAACTAAAACTGTTTAATTTtacttaatttaattttttccaactccgtttttattttgtttttagagttattgttcaatgtccattaatatataaaatttttatttatatcacttgtttatttaaatgttaccttcatttttttctgttatatatatatatatatatatatatatatatatatatatatatatatatagtatccTATCATATTCCTTGTACCCACATTGACGTGCCATACAGAGCCCTACCCATGACTTAGATTATGACCATTTCCTACAACAGTCATACTTCACTAGTTTGTCTTCCTGTTTGATTtcatctttcctttttaaattgtaatctccttttttttaacCTCAACAAATCCATCTTTTGAATTTTCAGACCTGTCAGTTTAATTAGAAAGTCAGCCTTAGGAATGATATTGAACTAAAACGAAAAAGCACATATGATTCTGGAAATGGGGCAGTGATGAACACGTCGTAATGAACACGTCCAGGTGTATTTTCACGAAGCCAAATTTCACTAAATTAAACTGTCTCCTTGTCAATGTTTCGAACATCCTCATATCTGAAAACTGATGTTGGATGACTGGATCGGATCCGAGGGGGCACAGAGCATATTTTCATGATTATTTAacattgtttatatatatattcttttgccatctgattttttgttcatataaaaatttcataaaaatttgattacGAGCTTGATCCGAAAGGGCACATGg
This window of the Nymphaea colorata isolate Beijing-Zhang1983 chromosome 2, ASM883128v2, whole genome shotgun sequence genome carries:
- the LOC116247976 gene encoding disease resistance protein RUN1-like isoform X7 is translated as MVECRKDGGQERLIVPVFFDVNPKDVRHQSGPFKAAFLKHKKERREEVDGWKRALEYVGGISGYDLKAYNGNQSELVSSMVEKIQTVLASKMPLDQEEEYLVGLDRRIEKMMELMDIQVKDVRIIGIHGVGGVGKTTLAKAIYNKCHHKFQASSFIENVREVYKSKGPMELQKQLIQDFSHDKHKINENISSKAVGMIKQKASKKTVLLVLDDVDDKNQLDALAGKRDWFHPGSRIIVTTRQAEILKFAGLQDDAVYMVEELDGEESLQLFKYHAFGDQEPQEKYTKLSKEVVSISNGLPLVVQVFGSLFKTAETPEECDELLKDLRSRRQVSEVHEKLRICYDSLKWNERYIFLDIACLLVGKSSEDAIYMWDGDNLLPHLAIRSLQNRSLIKINKGKFEMHDQIRDMGREIVMTENPSHPEKRSRLWCEEDVVKALTKLQGNKIQGILLDSREESKAKLSTEAFELMSEIRILLINSANFSYSEFQHLPTSLKWLEWKGCPLPTFPLESKFKSIVVLNLSRSFISQLWTETATWSKLNIHERVLDLSCCGCLNVTSNFTMAPNLEKLILDECYMLKEVDDSIGSLKKLVFLSIRECVSLEKLPSEIYGLSSLVVFNLEGCSNLVAFPQFPPTNSIIGFPKLEQLILRDCQSLEVLPDLHKFQSLRSLHIDGCQCLDHRRKHLFENVAFGEWDELSISGTRTPSYEQEFSFLLPVGSINDPLLLQQLQCHGYGDPCENRTIKLHVCHEDTVNRGVILETMHEAHCDNSMYKDNVYTDSYTINFGRNDKINEVPRGKTIIMKVRPADNFELRKVDVKVQKRSKFSDENMKTFISVSRRDFQNELSIFFSLQEVDKLHAIKYSTRIEKRKDDMDTQMSVQCREQMLFFDWTIEELIILTMIFGDIKASWYEQRHGTGLPRQETAKVFNKLKVLNLSSCKFLVKAPDLSQIPNLEELILDHCECLLEIGESIGLLKNLILLSMVGCANLGALPYGSLQLNSLQLLSLEGCSKIKILPEAGMMDVRLESLQRLILDHCTSLTEIPDYVGGLKCLHCLSLKGCSSLKEMHRSIGSLVVLEELILDHCTALMEMPDDFGGLLKCLRRLSLEGCFSLERLPLSIMSLVVLEELILNHCTSLMEIPENVGRLKCLRRLSLEGCSSLRWLPLSIISLVLLEELILDHCPSLTKIPDVVGELKCLRRLSLQGCCLLRSIGRSATTQPDWLGNFKSLIYRWQLKSVPDLSNLTALEELNLENCRRLVSIHGLQKLRSLKVLHMNGCWDLDVHKIWSQLKEAAFDDLQAFSIGSAFSIGFSLDGERVNTISLPFSRGGCMRNEPLQLKRMDVFVWKLVESETMDVGDRVEEDDSVLNVGVAVGSRLFPAAPVQMALQLREDLEAQQREGPYYRYWRSYTTRFGKDRSAPGLAWLLKLLDALLWIATAVIALLEKYDDFRSYTGRFWEDRYFRSYTYTGRFGQDRYFRSYTGRFGKDDEINQCLRVEATYLPRTQRSCCWELTYRFALEPVACII
- the LOC116247976 gene encoding uncharacterized protein LOC116247976 isoform X9 → MVECRKDGGQERLIVPVFFDVNPKDVRHQSGPFKAAFLKHKKERREEVDGWKRALEYVGGISGYDLKAYNGNQSELVSSMVEKIQTVLASKMPLDQEEEYLVGLDRRIEKMMELMDIQVKDVRIIGIHGVGGVGKTTLAKAIYNKCHHKFQASSFIENVREVYKSKGPMELQKQLIQDFSHDKHKINENISSKAVGMIKQKASKKTVLLVLDDVDDKNQLDALAGKRDWFHPGSRIIVTTRQAEILKFAGLQDDAVYMVEELDGEESLQLFKYHAFGDQEPQEKYTKLSKEVVSISNGLPLVVQVFGSLFKTAETPEECDELLKDLRSRRQVSEVHEKLRICYDSLKWNERYIFLDIACLLVGKSSEDAIYMWDGDNLLPHLAIRSLQNRSLIKINKGKFEMHDQIRDMGREIVMTENPSHPEKRSRLWCEEDVVKALTKLQGNKIQGILLDSREESKAKLSTEAFELMSEIRILLINSANFSYSEFQHLPTSLKWLEWKGCPLPTFPLESKFKSIVVLNLSRSFISQLWTETATWSKLNIHERGLHLIQYMYSSWHSNIMFNIQECCLLTNIHTPFCLLFDGLKVLDLSCCGCLNVTSNFTMAPNLEKLILDECYMLKEVDDSIGSLKKLVFLSIRECVSLEKLPSEIYGLSSLVVFNLEGCSNLVAFPQFPPTNSIIGFPKLEQLILRDCQSLEVLPDLHKFQSLRSLHIDGCQCLDHRRKHLFENVAFGEWDELSISGTRTPSYEQEFSFLLPVGSINDPLLLQQLQCHGYGDPCENRTIKLHVCHEDTVNRGVILETMHEAHCDNSMYKDNVYTDSYTINFGRNDKINEVPRGKTIIMKVRPADNFELRKVDVKVQKRSKFSDENMKTFISVSRRDFQNELSIFFSLQEVDKLHAIKYSTRIEKRKDDMDTQMSVQCREQMLFFDWTIEELIILTMIFGDIKASWYEQRHGTGLPRQETAKVFNKLKVLNLSSCALPYGSLQLNSLQLLSLEGCSKIKILPEAGMMDVRLESLQRLILDHCTSLTEIPDYVGGLKCLHCLSLKGCSSLKEMHRSIGSLVVLEELILDHCTALMEMPDDFGGLLKCLRRLSLEGCFSLERLPLSIMSLVVLEELILNHCTSLMEIPENVGRLKCLRRLSLEGCSSLRWLPLSIISLVLLEELILDHCPSLTKIPDVVGELKCLRRLSLQGCCLLRSIGRSATTQPDWLGNFKSLIYRWQLKSVPDLSNLTALEELNLENCRRLVSIHGLQKLRSLKVLHMNGCWDLDVHKIWSQLKEAAFDDLQAFSIGSAFSIGFSLDGERVNTISLPFSRGGCMRNEPLQLKRMDVFVWKLVESETMDVGDRVEEDDSVLNVGVAVGSRLFPAAPVQMALQLREDLEAQQREGPYYRYWRSYTTRFGKDRSAPGLAWLLKLLDALLWIATAVIALLEKYDDFRSYTGRFWEDRYFRSYTYTGRFGQDRYFRSYTGRFGKDDEINQCLRVEATYLPRTQRSCCWELTYRFALEPVACII
- the LOC116247976 gene encoding disease resistance protein RUN1-like isoform X6, producing the protein MVECRKDGGQERLIVPVFFDVNPKDVRHQSGPFKAAFLKHKKERREEVDGWKRALEYVGGISGYDLKAYNGNQSELVSSMVEKIQTVLASKMPLDQEEEYLVGLDRRIEKMMELMDIQVKDVRIIGIHGVGGVGKTTLAKAIYNKCHHKFQASSFIENVREVYKSKGPMELQKQLIQDFSHDKHKINENISSKAVGMIKQKASKKTVLLVLDDVDDKNQLDALAGKRDWFHPGSRIIVTTRQAEILKFAGLQDDAVYMVEELDGEESLQLFKYHAFGDQEPQEKYTKLSKEVVSISNGLPLVVQVFGSLFKTAETPEECDELLKDLRSRRQVSEVHEKLRICYDSLKWNERYIFLDIACLLVGKSSEDAIYMWDGDNLLPHLAIRSLQNRSLIKINKGKFEMHDQIRDMGREIVMTENPSHPEKRSRLWCEEDVVKALTKLQGNKIQGILLDSREESKAKLSTEAFELMSEIRILLINSANFSYSEFQHLPTSLKWLEWKGCPLPTFPLESKFKSIVVLNLSRSFISQLWTETATWSKLNIHERGLHLIQYMYSSWHSNIMFNIQECCLLTNIHTPFCLLFDGLKVLDLSCCGCLNVTSNFTMAPNLEKLILDECYMLKEVDDSIGSLKKLVFLSIRECVSLEKLPSEIYGLSSLVVFNLEGCSNLVAFPQFPPTNSIIGFPKLEQLILRDCQSLEVLPDLHKFQSLRSLHIDGCQCLDHRRKHLFENVAFGEWDELSISGTRTPSYEQEFSFLLPVGSINDPLLLQQLQCHGYGDPCENRTIKLHVCHEDTVNRGVILETMHEAHCDNSMYKDNVYTDSYTINFGRNDKINEVPRGKTIIMKVRPADNFELRKVDVKVQKRSKFSDENMKTFISVSRRDFQNELSIFFSLQEVDKLHAIKYSTRIEKRKDDMDTQMSVQCREQMLFFDWTIEELIILTMIFGDIKASWYEQRHGTGLPRQETAKVFNKLKVLNLSSCKFLVKAPDLSQIPNLEELILDHCECLLEIGESIGLLKNLILLSMVGCANLGALPYGSLQLNSLQLLSLEGCSKIKILPEAGMMDVRLESLQRLILDHCTSLTEIPDYVGGLKCLHCLSLKGCSSLKEMHRSIGSLVVLEELILDHCTALMEMPDDFGGLLKCLRRLSLEGCFSLERLPLSIMSLVVLEELILNHCTSLMEIPENVGRLKCLRRLSLEGCSSLRWLPLSIISLVLLEELILDHCPSLTKIPDVVGELKCLRRLSLQGCCLLRSIGRSATTQPDWLGNFKSLIYRWQLKSVPDLSNLTALEELNLENCRRLVSIHGLQKLRSLKVLHMNGCWDLDVHKIWSQLKEAAFDDLQAFSIGSAFSIGFSLDGERVNTISLPFSRGGCMRNEPLQLKRMDVFVWKLVESETMDVGDRVEEDDSVLNVGVAVGSRLFPAAPVQMALQLREDLEAQQREGPYYRYWRSYTTRFGKDRSAPGLAWLLKLLDALLWIATAVIALLEKYDDFRSYTGRFWEDRYFRSYTYTGRFGQDRYFRSYTGRFGKDDEINQCLRVEATYLPRTQRSCCWELTYRFALEPVACII
- the LOC116247976 gene encoding disease resistance protein RUN1-like isoform X8, translating into MVECRKDGGQERLIVPVFFDVNPKDVRHQSGPFKAAFLKHKKERREEVDGWKRALEYVGGISGYDLKAYNGNQSELVSSMVEKIQTVLASKMPLDQEEEYLVGLDRRIEKMMELMDIQVKDVRIIGIHGVGGVGKTTLAKAIYNKCHHKFQASSFIENVREVYKSKGPMELQKQLIQDFSHDKHKINENISSKAVGMIKQKASKKTVLLVLDDVDDKNQLDALAGKRDWFHPGSRIIVTTRQAEILKFAGLQDDAVYMVEELDGEESLQLFKYHAFGDQEPQEKYTKLSKEVVSISNGLPLVVQVFGSLFKTAETPEECDELLKDLRSRRQVSEVHEKLRICYDSLKWNERYIFLDIACLLVGKSSEDAIYMWDGDNLLPHLAIRSLQNRSLIKINKGKFEMHDQIRDMGREIVMTENPSHPEKRSRLWCEEDVVKALTKLQGNKIQGILLDSREESKAKLSTEAFELMSEIRILLINSANFSYSEFQHLPTSLKWLEWKGCPLPTFPLESKFKSIVVLNLSRSFISQLWTETATWSKLNIHERGLHLIQYMYSSWHSNIMFNIQECCLLTNIHTPFCLLFDGLKVLDLSCCGCLNVTSNFTMAPNLEKLILDECYMLKEVDDSIGSLKKLVFLSIRECVSLEKLPSEIYGLSSLVVFNLEGCSNLVAFPQFPPTNSIIGFPKLEQLILRDCQSLEVLPDLHKFQSLRSLHIDGCQCLDHRRKHLFELQCHGYGDPCENRTIKLHVCHEDTVNRGVILETMHEAHCDNSMYKDNVYTDSYTINFGRNDKINEVPRGKTIIMKVRPADNFELRKVDVKVQKRSKFSDENMKTFISVSRRDFQNELSIFFSLQEVDKLHAIKYSTRIEKRKDDMDTQMSVQCREQMLFFDWTIEELIILTMIFGDIKASWYEQRHGTGLPRQETAKVFNKLKVLNLSSCKFLVKAPDLSQIPNLEELILDHCECLLEIGESIGLLKNLILLSMVGCANLGALPYGSLQLNSLQLLSLEGCSKIKILPEAGMMDVRLESLQRLILDHCTSLTEIPDYVGGLKCLHCLSLKGCSSLKEMHRSIGSLVVLEELILDHCTALMEMPDDFGGLLKCLRRLSLEGCFSLERLPLSIMSLVVLEELILNHCTSLMEIPENVGRLKCLRRLSLEGCSSLRWLPLSIISLVLLEELILDHCPSLTKIPDVVGELKCLRRLSLQGCCLLRSIGRSATTQPDWLGNFKSLIYRWQLKSVPDLSNLTALEELNLENCRRLVSIHGLQKLRSLKVLHMNGCWDLDVHKIWSQLKEAAFDDLQAFSIGSAFSIGFSLDGERVNTISLPFSRGGCMRNEPLQLKRMDVFVWKLVESETMDVGDRVEEDDSVLNVGVAVGSRLFPAAPVQMALQLREDLEAQQREGPYYRYWRSYTTRFGKDRSAPGLAWLLKLLDALLWIATAVIALLEKYDDFRSYTGRFWEDRYFRSYTYTGRFGQDRYFRSYTGRFGKDDEINQCLRVEATYLPRTQRSCCWELTYRFALEPVACII